The Vibrio chagasii genome includes a region encoding these proteins:
- the ispD gene encoding 2-C-methyl-D-erythritol 4-phosphate cytidylyltransferase has product MLTQPQSVIAVVPAAGVGSRMKADRPKQYLKINGKTILEHTVEKLLAHPQVSQIVVAISDDDPYYPELPLTQNPQVIRVAGGSERADSVLSALDYIEKQQLGDWVMVHDAARPCVQLSDIDKLISTAMSHDVGAILAAPVRDTMKRGAQGQIDHTVERADLWHALTPQMFRAEPLWNVLSEALQQGVSITDEASAFEWKGFSPALVAGRSDNFKITQPEDLALAEFYLSQNKE; this is encoded by the coding sequence ATGTTGACTCAACCTCAAAGCGTGATTGCCGTTGTCCCTGCGGCGGGCGTTGGTAGCCGAATGAAGGCCGACCGTCCGAAGCAATATCTTAAGATCAATGGTAAAACGATTTTAGAGCATACCGTTGAGAAGCTACTGGCTCACCCGCAAGTCTCTCAAATTGTCGTCGCAATCAGTGATGATGACCCATACTACCCAGAGCTACCCCTTACTCAGAATCCACAAGTGATTCGAGTCGCTGGTGGTAGTGAAAGAGCGGATTCCGTTCTTTCTGCTTTAGATTATATCGAGAAGCAACAACTCGGTGATTGGGTGATGGTGCATGACGCAGCAAGGCCTTGTGTTCAGCTAAGTGATATCGACAAGTTAATCTCGACGGCGATGAGCCATGATGTTGGGGCAATCTTAGCAGCCCCAGTGCGAGACACGATGAAGCGAGGCGCTCAAGGGCAAATCGATCATACTGTCGAGCGAGCTGATTTGTGGCACGCCCTCACACCACAAATGTTCAGAGCTGAACCTCTGTGGAATGTATTGAGTGAAGCGCTGCAACAAGGCGTTTCGATTACCGATGAAGCCTCTGCTTTTGAATGGAAAGGCTTCTCGCCCGCTTTAGTCGCCGGGCGTTCAGATAATTTTAAGATAACTCAGCCAGAAGATTTAGCGCTCGCTGAGTTCTATTTAAGTCAGAATAAGGAATAA
- the ftsB gene encoding cell division protein FtsB yields the protein MRIFALVLLIVFGWLQHTLWLGKNGISDYYGVNNEIQVQQQVNEKLKVRNAEMFAEIDDLRQGLDAIEERARHELGMVKEGETFYRIIGEESH from the coding sequence ATGCGAATTTTTGCTTTAGTACTGCTCATAGTGTTTGGCTGGCTACAACACACACTGTGGCTCGGTAAAAATGGTATCTCTGATTACTACGGTGTGAACAATGAAATCCAAGTTCAGCAGCAAGTTAACGAAAAATTAAAAGTTAGAAACGCTGAGATGTTTGCGGAAATCGACGATCTACGCCAAGGCTTAGACGCGATAGAAGAGCGCGCACGTCATGAGCTTGGCATGGTTAAAGAAGGCGAAACGTTTTATCGCATCATTGGTGAGGAATCCCATTAA
- the eno gene encoding phosphopyruvate hydratase has translation MSKIVKVLGREIIDSRGNPTVEAEVHLEGGFVGMAAAPSGASTGSREALELRDGDKSRFLGKGVLKAIEAVNGPIAEALVGKDAKAQADVDQIMIDLDGTENKSQFGANAILAVSLANAKAAAAAKGMPLYEHIAELNGTAGQFSMPLPMMNIINGGEHADNNVDIQEFMIQPVGAKTLKEGLRIGAEVFHNLAKVLKSKGYSTAVGDEGGFAPNLKSNAEALEVIAEAVAAAGYELGKDVTLAMDCAASEFFDKEAGIYNMKGEGKTFSSEEFNHYLAELANQFPIVSIEDGLDESDWAGFKHQTELLGDKLQLVGDDLFVTNTKILAEGIEKGVANSILIKFNQIGSLTETLAAIKMAKDAGYTAVISHRSGETEDATIADLAVGTAAGQIKTGSMSRSDRVAKYNQLIRIEEALGSKAPFNGLKEVKGQ, from the coding sequence ATGTCTAAGATCGTTAAAGTTCTAGGTCGTGAAATCATCGATTCACGTGGTAACCCAACTGTAGAAGCTGAAGTACACCTAGAAGGCGGTTTCGTAGGTATGGCTGCTGCTCCATCTGGCGCATCTACTGGTTCTCGCGAAGCTCTTGAGCTACGTGACGGCGACAAATCACGTTTCCTAGGTAAAGGTGTTCTTAAAGCAATTGAAGCTGTAAACGGCCCAATCGCTGAAGCTCTAGTTGGTAAAGACGCTAAAGCTCAAGCTGACGTTGACCAAATCATGATCGACCTTGACGGTACTGAGAACAAATCTCAGTTCGGCGCGAACGCTATCCTAGCTGTTTCTCTAGCGAACGCTAAAGCTGCTGCTGCAGCTAAAGGCATGCCTCTATACGAGCACATCGCTGAGCTAAACGGTACTGCTGGTCAGTTCTCTATGCCTCTACCAATGATGAACATCATCAACGGTGGTGAGCACGCTGATAACAACGTTGACATCCAAGAGTTCATGATCCAACCAGTTGGTGCTAAGACTCTTAAAGAAGGTCTACGTATCGGTGCTGAAGTATTCCACAACCTAGCTAAAGTTCTTAAGTCTAAAGGCTACAGCACTGCAGTTGGTGACGAAGGTGGTTTCGCTCCTAACCTTAAGTCTAACGCTGAAGCTCTAGAAGTTATCGCAGAAGCTGTTGCAGCTGCTGGTTACGAACTAGGTAAAGACGTTACTCTAGCTATGGACTGTGCTGCATCTGAGTTCTTCGACAAAGAAGCTGGCATCTACAACATGAAAGGCGAAGGTAAGACTTTCTCTTCTGAAGAGTTCAACCACTACCTAGCTGAGCTAGCTAACCAATTCCCAATCGTTTCTATCGAAGATGGTCTAGACGAGTCTGATTGGGCTGGCTTCAAGCACCAAACTGAACTACTAGGTGACAAGCTTCAACTAGTTGGTGACGATCTATTCGTTACTAACACTAAGATTCTTGCTGAAGGTATCGAGAAAGGCGTAGCTAACTCTATCCTTATCAAGTTCAACCAAATCGGTTCTCTAACTGAGACTCTAGCTGCAATCAAGATGGCTAAAGACGCAGGTTACACAGCTGTAATCTCTCACCGTTCTGGCGAAACTGAAGACGCAACTATCGCTGACCTAGCGGTAGGTACTGCTGCAGGTCAAATCAAGACTGGTTCTATGAGCCGTTCTGACCGTGTTGCTAAGTACAACCAACTAATCCGTATCGAAGAAGCTCTAGGTTCTAAAGCTCCTTTCAACGGTCTTAAAGAAGTTAAAGGTCAATAA
- a CDS encoding CTP synthase: MTTNYIFVTGGVVSSLGKGIAAASLAAILEARGLKVTMMKLDPYINVDPGTMSPTQHGEVFVTEDGAETDLDLGHYERFIRTKMTKRNNFTAGRVYSDVLAKERRGDYLGATIQVIPHITNSIKERVISGAEGHDIAIVEVGGTVGDIESLPFMEAIRQLAVELGRERAMFMHLTLVPYLAAAGEVKTKPTQHSVKELLSIGIQPDILVCRSDRNIPSNERKKIALFCNVQENAVISMRDVDSIYKIPQLIKAQGTDDLVCKRFGITAPEADLSEWEQVIYEEANPTGEVTIGMVGKYIELPDAYKSVNEALKHAGLKNRLSVNIKYVDSQDVESRGVEILEGLDAILVPGGFGDRGVEGKILAAQYARENKVPYLGICLGMQVALIEYARNVAKMEGAHSSEFCSETKYPVVGLITEWVDGEGKVEERTETSDLGGTMRLGSQLCHLAKGTKAYELYGSATIHERHRHRYEVNNNLRPQIEKAGLKVSGLSADKKLVEVIENPNHPWFVAAQFHPEFTSTPRDGHPLFAGFVKAAGEFQRGELEK; the protein is encoded by the coding sequence GTTACTGGCGGGGTTGTATCCTCTCTAGGTAAAGGTATTGCTGCAGCATCTCTTGCGGCTATTTTAGAAGCTCGTGGTCTTAAAGTGACTATGATGAAGCTTGACCCTTACATCAACGTTGATCCAGGCACTATGAGCCCGACTCAGCACGGTGAAGTGTTCGTTACGGAAGATGGCGCTGAAACAGACCTTGACCTTGGTCACTACGAGCGATTCATTCGCACCAAGATGACTAAGCGTAACAACTTCACTGCAGGTCGTGTTTACTCAGACGTACTAGCAAAAGAGCGTCGCGGTGATTACCTAGGTGCAACTATTCAGGTTATCCCACACATCACTAACTCTATCAAAGAGCGTGTTATTTCTGGCGCTGAAGGCCACGATATCGCGATCGTTGAAGTTGGTGGTACGGTTGGTGATATCGAATCTCTACCATTCATGGAAGCGATTCGTCAGCTAGCAGTAGAACTAGGCCGTGAACGCGCAATGTTCATGCACCTAACGCTAGTACCTTACCTAGCAGCTGCGGGCGAAGTGAAAACTAAGCCGACTCAGCACTCTGTAAAAGAGCTACTGTCTATTGGTATTCAGCCTGACATCCTAGTTTGTCGTTCTGACCGCAACATTCCTTCGAATGAGCGTAAGAAAATTGCTCTGTTCTGTAATGTGCAAGAAAATGCAGTTATTTCAATGCGCGATGTTGACTCTATCTACAAGATCCCTCAGCTTATTAAAGCTCAAGGCACTGATGATCTTGTATGTAAGCGTTTCGGCATTACAGCTCCAGAAGCAGATCTGTCTGAATGGGAACAAGTAATTTACGAAGAAGCTAACCCAACGGGTGAAGTGACGATTGGTATGGTTGGTAAGTACATTGAACTACCAGACGCATACAAATCAGTAAATGAAGCGCTAAAACACGCAGGCTTGAAAAACCGCCTAAGCGTTAATATTAAATACGTAGACTCACAAGACGTTGAGTCTCGTGGCGTAGAAATTCTAGAAGGCCTAGACGCAATTCTAGTACCAGGTGGCTTCGGTGACCGTGGTGTTGAAGGTAAGATTCTTGCTGCTCAATACGCACGTGAAAACAAAGTACCATACCTAGGTATCTGTCTAGGCATGCAAGTAGCACTTATCGAGTACGCTCGTAATGTTGCGAAAATGGAAGGCGCACACTCTTCTGAGTTCTGTTCTGAAACTAAATACCCTGTTGTTGGCCTAATCACTGAGTGGGTAGACGGCGAAGGTAAAGTTGAAGAGCGTACAGAGACATCTGATCTAGGCGGCACAATGCGTCTAGGTTCACAGCTTTGTCACCTAGCGAAAGGTACGAAAGCTTACGAACTATACGGTAGCGCGACGATCCATGAACGTCACCGTCACCGTTACGAAGTGAACAACAATCTTCGTCCACAAATTGAAAAAGCGGGCCTAAAAGTATCGGGTCTATCTGCGGACAAGAAGCTGGTTGAAGTTATTGAGAACCCGAACCACCCATGGTTCGTTGCAGCTCAATTCCACCCAGAGTTCACTTCAACACCTCGCGATGGTCACCCATTGTTTGCAGGTTTCGTTAAAGCGGCTGGTGAGTTCCAGCGCGGCGAGTTAGAGAAGTAA